The proteins below come from a single Drosophila teissieri strain GT53w chromosome 3L, Prin_Dtei_1.1, whole genome shotgun sequence genomic window:
- the LOC122617502 gene encoding lipase member H-A: MARTSLCLVPILCQFLGLQAALLDSLLNQSTIYYLKSSGDVALENVDQLASVESVKLIVHGYLGSRTHGSIMPLRNAYTAQGYENVLVADWGPVANLDYPSSRLAVKKVSSILAKLLEEFLQRHGISLEGVHVIGHSLGAHIAGRIGRHFNGSLGRVTGLDPALPLFSSRSDDSLHSNAAQFVDVIHTDYPLFGDIRPRGTVDFYPNFGHAPQPGCENVDVVAASKLLHEAYSCSHNRAVMFFAESVGMPENFPAISCSLAAIKSRRVEDCLREKSKASTGNANEYQTVFMGEHVNRSATLYYYLETNGAPPYGQGRNSHF; the protein is encoded by the exons ATGGCCAGGACCAGCTTATGCCTGGTGCCGATTCTCTGCCAATTTTTGGGACTACAAGCCGCTCTGCTGGACTCCCTGCTCAATCAGAGTACCATCTACTATCTGAAATCTTCAGGGGATGTTGCCTTGGAGAATGTGGATCAGTTGGCCTCTGTGGAGTCTGTCAAGTTGATTGTGCACGGTTATCTGGGATCTCGCACACATGGCTCTATAATGCCTCTGAGAAATG CCTATACTGCTCAGGGATATGAGAATGTTTTGGTGGCTGACTGGGGTCCTGTGGCCAATCTAGATTATCCCAGCTCGCGATTGGCTGTGAAGAAAGTGTCTAGCATTCTAGCCAAACTATTGGAAGAGTTTCTTCAGCGCCATGGAATCTCCTTGGAGGGAGTCCATGTCATAGGACACAGTTTGGGTGCTCATATCGCAGGACGAATAGGACGTCATTTCAATGGATCCTTGGGCAGAGTTACGGGTCTGGATCCGGCTCTGCCCCTTTTTTCAAGCCGATCGGATGACAGTTTGCACTCGAATGCCGCTCAGTTCGTGGATGTGATTCACACGGACTACCCTTTGTTTGGGGACATTCGTCCTCGTGGAACGGTGGACTTCTATCCGAATTTTGGTCATGCTCCACAACCAGGATGCGAAAATGTGGATGTTGTTGCAGCCAGTAAGCTACTCCACGAAGCTT ATAGTTGCAGTCATAACCGAGCTGTCATGTTTTTCGCTGAATCAGTTGGAATGCCTGAGAATTTTCCAGCGATTTCCTGCAGCTTGGCGGCCATTAAAAGTAGGCGTGTTGAGGACTGCCTAAGGGAAAAATCAAAAGCTAGTACGGGAAACGCCAATGAATATCAAACTGTTTTTATGGGCGAACATGTTAACCGCAG CGCCACCTTGTACTATTATTTGGAAACTAATGGAGCGCCACCCTACGGCCAGGGCAGGAACTCACATTTCTGA
- the LOC122617223 gene encoding fibrinogen-like protein 1 isoform X2, which yields MRPQLAAMAIVMVLAAICGLGTGSVVEVPGVTQAPPLPPRNLRGNQTRSRMPNNFRSIATTTSVPRCDYKELMTNLHDRIGILVTLDEDQRHRLEVIDKKLDRLVESSSARMESMKAQQLDFLQRLDSFEHIQRLSRSTLDELKDISRNVRDVSQQQYPISGTGAFNESNLNVSSRLDALATLLTSTALSVRSVQIEVANLSRAIRRQSRLIQGKGLKSTGEQTSIFYGPPGVNGPPAARHLQTSCSYSFLAKHGILKIQLTPESESFYVSCDEDWTVILSRSSDDVNFERGWLDYRDGFGNLAGDFFIGLNKLHALTSSALHELRIVMEDFSGNVAYAGYSLFAIGSEKELFPLVLLGQFQDNLTPSAGDSLSYHAGAKFSTVDQDNDNCLECNCALRHKGAGWFNNCAKSNLFGEYVTQNIGQAGETGMWWDTFSGQNSLKRVRWQIRPVLEGSDDARR from the exons ATGAGGCCCCAATTAGCGGCCATGGCCATTGTCATGGTGCTGGCTGCGATCTGCGGTCTTGGCACTGGTTCCGTGGTGGAAGTTCCCGGAGTCACCCAGGCACCACCACTCCCACCTCGCAACCTCCGAGGCAACCAGACCCGGTCGCGCATGCCCAACAACTTCCGA AGTATTGCGACCACCACAAGTGTTCCCAGATGCGACTACAAGGAGCTCATGACCAATCTGCACGATCGCATTGGCATCTTGGTGACCTTGGACGAGGACCAGCGCCACCGCCTGGAAGTCATCGATAAGAA ATTGGATCGGCTAGTGGAAAGCAGTTCAGCCCGCATGGAATCGATGAAGGCGCAGCAATTGGACTTCCTCCAGCGATTGGACAGTTTTGAGCACATCCAGCGGCTTTCGAGGAGCACTCTAGATGAGCTCAAAG ATATCTCGCGCAATGTCCGCGATGTTTCGCAGCAACAGTATCCCATTTCGGGAACTGGTGCATTTAACGAATCCAACTTGAACGTCTCAAGTCGCCTGGATGCCTTGGCCACTCTCTTGACTTCCACTGCGCTCAGTGTCAGATCGGTGCAGATTGAAGTGGCCAATCTTTCACGTGCCATTAG GCGCCAAAGCCGTTTGATCCAGGGAAAAGGATTGAAATCGACAGGAGAACAGACTTCTATATTCTATGGACCACCAGGAGTAAATGGACCACCAGCTGCACGGCACTTGCAAACTAGTTGTTCCTATTCCTTCCTTGCCAAACACGGAATTCTAAAAATCCAGCTCACACCCGAATCGGAATCCTTCTACGTGTCTTGCGACGAGGACTGGACTGTTATTCTGAGCCGCAGCTCCGATGATGTGAACTTCGAACGCGGCTGGCTGGATTATCGCGATGGCTTTGGAAATCTGGCTGGGGACTTCTTCATTGGTCTTAACAAACTGCATGCCCTCACTTCATCGGCCCTGCACGAACTGAGGATTGTGATGGAGGACTTTTCGggcaacgtggcgtatgcggGCTACTCGTTGTTTGCCATTGGCAGCGAAAAGGAACTATTTCCGCTCGTCCTGCTGGGCCAGTTCCAGGATAATTTGACTCCCTCAGCTGGAGACTCATTGTCCTATCATGCCGGAGCTAAGTTCAGCACTGTGGATCAGGACAATGACAACTGCCTCGAGTGCAATTGCGCGCTGAGACACAAGGGTGCTGGCTGGTTTAATAACTGCGCAAAGAGCAACTTGTTCGGTGAATACGTCACGCAGAACATTGGCCAAGCTGGAGAAACTGGGATGTGGTGGGATACGTTTTCGGGACAGAACTCGCTGAAAAGGGTTCGTTGGCAGATTCGTCCCGTGTTGGAAGGATCAGATGATGCCAGACGATAG
- the LOC122617223 gene encoding fibrinogen-like protein 1 isoform X1, which translates to MRPQLAAMAIVMVLAAICGLGTGSVVEVPGVTQAPPLPPRNLRGNQTRSRMPNNFRSIATTTSVPRCDYKELMTNLHDRIGILVTLDEDQRHRLEVIDKKLDRLVESSSARMESMKAQQLDFLQRLDSFEHIQRLSRSTLDELKGETDQVFGPRNIRELKHKLRNRMKMKDISRNVRDVSQQQYPISGTGAFNESNLNVSSRLDALATLLTSTALSVRSVQIEVANLSRAIRRQSRLIQGKGLKSTGEQTSIFYGPPGVNGPPAARHLQTSCSYSFLAKHGILKIQLTPESESFYVSCDEDWTVILSRSSDDVNFERGWLDYRDGFGNLAGDFFIGLNKLHALTSSALHELRIVMEDFSGNVAYAGYSLFAIGSEKELFPLVLLGQFQDNLTPSAGDSLSYHAGAKFSTVDQDNDNCLECNCALRHKGAGWFNNCAKSNLFGEYVTQNIGQAGETGMWWDTFSGQNSLKRVRWQIRPVLEGSDDARR; encoded by the exons ATGAGGCCCCAATTAGCGGCCATGGCCATTGTCATGGTGCTGGCTGCGATCTGCGGTCTTGGCACTGGTTCCGTGGTGGAAGTTCCCGGAGTCACCCAGGCACCACCACTCCCACCTCGCAACCTCCGAGGCAACCAGACCCGGTCGCGCATGCCCAACAACTTCCGA AGTATTGCGACCACCACAAGTGTTCCCAGATGCGACTACAAGGAGCTCATGACCAATCTGCACGATCGCATTGGCATCTTGGTGACCTTGGACGAGGACCAGCGCCACCGCCTGGAAGTCATCGATAAGAA ATTGGATCGGCTAGTGGAAAGCAGTTCAGCCCGCATGGAATCGATGAAGGCGCAGCAATTGGACTTCCTCCAGCGATTGGACAGTTTTGAGCACATCCAGCGGCTTTCGAGGAGCACTCTAGATGAGCTCAAAGGTGAAACCGATCAGGTTTTCGGTCCCCGCAACATTAGGGAGCTAAAACACAAGCTAAGAAATCGCATGAAGATGAAGG ATATCTCGCGCAATGTCCGCGATGTTTCGCAGCAACAGTATCCCATTTCGGGAACTGGTGCATTTAACGAATCCAACTTGAACGTCTCAAGTCGCCTGGATGCCTTGGCCACTCTCTTGACTTCCACTGCGCTCAGTGTCAGATCGGTGCAGATTGAAGTGGCCAATCTTTCACGTGCCATTAG GCGCCAAAGCCGTTTGATCCAGGGAAAAGGATTGAAATCGACAGGAGAACAGACTTCTATATTCTATGGACCACCAGGAGTAAATGGACCACCAGCTGCACGGCACTTGCAAACTAGTTGTTCCTATTCCTTCCTTGCCAAACACGGAATTCTAAAAATCCAGCTCACACCCGAATCGGAATCCTTCTACGTGTCTTGCGACGAGGACTGGACTGTTATTCTGAGCCGCAGCTCCGATGATGTGAACTTCGAACGCGGCTGGCTGGATTATCGCGATGGCTTTGGAAATCTGGCTGGGGACTTCTTCATTGGTCTTAACAAACTGCATGCCCTCACTTCATCGGCCCTGCACGAACTGAGGATTGTGATGGAGGACTTTTCGggcaacgtggcgtatgcggGCTACTCGTTGTTTGCCATTGGCAGCGAAAAGGAACTATTTCCGCTCGTCCTGCTGGGCCAGTTCCAGGATAATTTGACTCCCTCAGCTGGAGACTCATTGTCCTATCATGCCGGAGCTAAGTTCAGCACTGTGGATCAGGACAATGACAACTGCCTCGAGTGCAATTGCGCGCTGAGACACAAGGGTGCTGGCTGGTTTAATAACTGCGCAAAGAGCAACTTGTTCGGTGAATACGTCACGCAGAACATTGGCCAAGCTGGAGAAACTGGGATGTGGTGGGATACGTTTTCGGGACAGAACTCGCTGAAAAGGGTTCGTTGGCAGATTCGTCCCGTGTTGGAAGGATCAGATGATGCCAGACGATAG